The Bacillota bacterium genome has a window encoding:
- a CDS encoding aspartate 1-decarboxylase translates to MFITLMKSKIHRAVVTEANINYMGSITIDRDLMDAAGLLENEKVQVLNVNNGNRFETYVIPGERKSGIICINGAAARLVQPGDIVIIISYGLFDIKEAQDFKPNVIFVDEKNKII, encoded by the coding sequence ATGTTCATAACTCTTATGAAATCAAAAATTCACCGTGCTGTTGTCACTGAAGCAAATATAAATTATATGGGCAGTATAACTATTGATAGGGATTTAATGGATGCAGCAGGGCTTCTAGAAAATGAAAAAGTCCAGGTATTAAACGTAAATAATGGGAATAGGTTTGAGACATATGTAATACCAGGAGAAAGAAAAAGTGGAATAATATGTATTAATGGGGCAGCTGCTAGACTTGTCCAGCCTGGCGACATTGTAATCATTATTTCTTATGGACTTTTTGATATAAAGGAGGCACAAGATTTCAAACCCAACGTTATTTTTGTAGATGAAAAAAATAAAATAATTT